DNA from Brevibacterium sp. 'Marine':
CTGCTGGTGACCTGGATCCACCTCGCCCTCACCGTGGCCGTGTTCTCGAACGTCGCGCTCTCCGTCCTGCCGCTGTCCGTCGAGATGCCGGGCCAGCTGGTGCCGCTGACGTTTATCAACATGGGCCTCATCCTCACGTCCCTGACCCACCTCGGCGGAATCAGCGCCACCGCCCAGGGCGACCTGGGCGCCTATTCTGACACCTTCTCCGAGAGCCTCACCCTGTTCAGCCGCGAGGCACCCGGTCTGCTGTGGCTGGGCCTGCTCGTCGTCGCGGCCGCGGTGCTGATCGCGACGATCGTCGCCACCGTCACCCGGCGTCCGGCCTGGACCGTGATCGAGCAGGACAAGCAGCAGTGGTCGAATGCGTGGAAGCTGCCGGTGGCGTTCTGCCTCGTCTGGGGTCTGTTGTCACTGCTGGCCATCCCCGCGAACCTGTCGATGTCCGGATCCGCCGAGGCGGCCATGTTCTTCGGCGGATCCGGTGCGGCCCGTGCCGGGATCGGCCCCCTGGCCTGGACGTTCCTCATCTTCGCCCTCTGGGGCGGGATCATCGAGGTGCTTTCGCGCACCCTCGGCCCGCGGCTCGCCCTCACCTTCCCCGCCGTGGCACGGATCGCCGCCGGACGGACCGTGCACCCGCACTGGGGACCGTACCTGGGCATGAGCGAACCGCAGTTCGCGTTCGTCCATCCCGATCTGGCTCGAGCCGCCGCTCCGACGCCACCGCCGGTCGCCCCCGGACCCGGCGAGGTCGGGCCATACGGGGCGGGCGGGTTCGGGCCACAGGGACCTGCCGGCTATCAGAGTCCGCCCGCATCGCCGAATACGTTCGACTCGCAGGGCCAACCGCCCCATCCACAGCAGGGTCCGCAGCAGTTCTCGGATCCGGTCGGTCCGCAGCAGCATCCGGCACCGTCCGACCAGCAGCCCTATGCCTATCCGCAGGGCGCCCCCGGTCAGCCGGCCTATTCGGCCCCGCAGGGTTCGGCCGGGCAGCAGTCACACTCGGCTCCGCAGGGAATGTACGCCGCGCAGCCGTATGCGGGCCCGGCCAAACCCTTCGACAAGAGGAAGACGACGCTCGTATCGGTCGTCGCCGGAGGTGCTGTCCTCCTCCTCGTGGCCGCACTCATCGTCGTCACCCAACTCAACGGACACATGTTCGGTCCCGAAGCGACGGTGGAGAAGTACTTCTCAGAGCTCTCGGACGGCGACGCCGAGGGTGCCCTCGAGGTCGCTGACGTCGACGTTCCACAGGAAGCACGAACCCTGCTGACCAACGATGTCCTCGGCGGCTCCAAGGCACTGCCCGACGATGTCACCGTCGAGGATGCCGAGATCTCCGGAGACACGGCGACGGTCGCGGTCACCTATGACGTCGGCGGCTCCAAGGGCAACAGCACTTTGACCCTGAACAAAGCCGGAAAGAAGGCGGTGTTCTTCGACGACTGGGCGCTCAAGAGTCCCGACCTGCTCACTCTCACCGTCGATACTCCCGGCCTCAAGAAGGTCAAGGTCAACGGAATCGACGTCGACAGCGACGGGTCGACACTGTCCCTGCCGGCCTTCCCCGGTCTCTACACGATCGACCTGGCCGAGAAGTCCGATCTCATCACCGCGGACGCGGTCGAGGTGCGGGCCTTCCTCGGCGATGACGCGAACATGGAGGGTGAGGACACGCCGCTGCTCGCCGCCCATCCCTCGGACGCGTTCCGCAGCGAGGTCGACAAACAGGTCAAGACCCTTATCGACAGCTGCGCGAAGAAGACGGTCGCCCAGCCCGACGGGTGTCCGTTCGGATCCTCTCTGGCCGACAGCTATGACGCCACCGGCCTCACCTGGTCGATCTCGTCATATCCGACGGTCACCGTCGCCGATGACTCCATGGGCGCCGACCAGTATTCGAACCCCGAGGACGCGACCGGTCCGAACGGCGGTCCGGCGTGGCTGATCTCCTCGAACACCTCCGGTGAGGCGCTCGTGACCGGCAGCTACGACATGTTCGACGAGTCCGAGCCCTTCGATGACACCGTGACCTTCGACCTCAACGGCACGGCAGAGATCGTCGACGGCAAGATCGTCATCACCGTCAGCGACGACCCCTGGGACTGGTGACCGAGGCAGCGTGACCCGGCCCAGGGCACGCCGTTCAGTCGATGAAGATCGTCGAGGCGGTGCTGCTGATCCGGTCCACGAGCCCCAGTCCTTCGTCGACGTAGGCGGCGCGTTCGTCGGCGGGGACCATCGCCCCACCGGTGAGCCACACGAGGTGGACGCCGGTCGGGGACTGAGCCGCCGCGTCACCCGTCCGCCACGGAATGGTCAGCCCGACGGTCGCAGAGGGTTCGACATCGATGCCTTCGGTCTCATGGAGCACGCCGACTCCTGCCCGGATGACCTCGTCGGGGACCGCGGCGAACCCGGAGATGAGCGGCCCGATCGTCGGTCCGATGAAGCGTGACGGGCGGGCGACCGCCAGTCCGTCGGCGGCAGTGGCTCCGGACAACCCGATGTCCTGCACGGAGATGTCGCTGTGCCGACCGGTGCGCACGCCGAGGAACATCGCCGGTGCCTGGCTCGGTTCGACGAAGACGCAGCGCACCGCAGTGCCGAACACCCGCTTGAGCCCGAAGGTCACTCCCCCGGGACCGCCGCCTATGCCGCACGGCAGATAGACGGTGAGCGGATTCTGCTCGTCGATGGTGACGCCTGCGGCCGCGAACTGGCGCTCCAGCCGCAGGGCAGCCACCGAATATCCGGCGAAGAGGCTCACCGAGTCCTCGTCGTCGACGAAGTGCGTGTTCTCGGCTGCCTCGGCCGAGGCACGGCCGGCCTCGACGGCCTCGACGAAGTCACCGGCATGTTCGATGACGTCGACCCCGTGGTCGCGCAGCATCGTCTTCTTCCATTCCCGGGCGTCGGCGGACATATGCACCGAGGCGGCGAAGCCGAGGCGAGCGCTCAGGATCCCGATCGACAGCCCGAGGTTCCCAGTCGAGCCCACGACGATGCGGTGGTTCGCGGCGATCTCACGAAACTCACGATTCGAATAGGTGGCGGGATCATGAGCGTCGAGTCCATGGTCGGCGGCGACCGCCTCGGCGAATTCGAGCACCTCGTGGAAGCCGCCGCGGGCCTTGATCGACCCGCTCACCGGCAGACAGTCGTCACGTTTGAGCCACAGCCGTCCGCCCAAGTCGGATCCGAACAGACCGCCGAGGCGGCGCTGCGCCGCAGGCGCCGGAACCAGAGCCGATTCGATCAACCCGCCGCCTGCCTCCGGGAACGCTGATGCGAGCTCGGCCGGAATGGTCGCCGTCTCCGGGAAGGTCTCGGCGAACCAGGGGGCGAAGCGGTCGAACCGGGCTGCCGCGCAATCCATCACGTCACCGAGGTCGGGCAGGGCCGCCTCGGTGCCGGTGGAGCGGAGCCACGTGGTCGGAGTACCCGAGGCCAGGGATCGGATGATCTCGTCGGTGCTGAGTTCGTCAGGCAGGTCGGTCATGCACCGATCGTAGCCCGGCGGGGTGCGGGCCTCAGCTCTTGACGATCTTCTTCGCGGGTTCGAGGACGTCGGCGAGTTCGTTCAGCCATTTCGCGTAGCCGTCATAAGTGTAGGCGCGTTTGTCGTCCCAGGTGCCGAGCTGGTCCTCCTTGACCGCGGGCAGGCTCTCGTACACCGGATTGTCCTCGTAGTCGGTCGAGGCGTCGTGGACGAGGACGACGTCGGCCGGGTAGTCCGACATCTTCTCCCAGGAGACTTCTGCCCAACTGCTCTCTCCCTTAGCGTCGGGGCCGACGAGGGTGAGCCCGTCCTCGTTGAGCATCTCGGCGACGCCCAGGGAGTTCGAGGTGTAGTTGATCTCCGCGGTGAAGTTCGCCAGCAACACTGTCAGCTGGTCCTGCTTCTTCGCCACGCTGCGGATGCGTGCCCGAGCGTCGTCGAAGGCCTTCCGCTTGTCCGCGATGGCGCCGGTGTCTGTGTCCTTGCCCAGCGCCTCGGCGATGGCCGCGTACTGAGCGAACATCGCGTCGGGGCCCTGCCCGCCGAGCTTGACCGGGACGAACGGCACGAGCTCGCTGACCTGGCTTTTCACCTTCTCGTCCCACCAGGTCCACCCGTCGCCGGCTTCATTGCCGTAGGCGACGAGGATGTCCGGCTCGGCAACCGCGAGGGCCTCGATATCGAGTTCCATATCGGTGCCGACGACCTCGACTCCTTCCGAGTCGAAGGACTTCCCCGGGGACTCGTTCTGTCCGAACCCGAAGACCGCGACCGGCGTGATTCCGTACTGCGCGAGACCGGCTGCCGAATAGAAGTCCGCGGCGATGCGCTTCGCCGGACGGTCGAGTTCGATCGTCAGCCCGTCATAGCCTTCGGGCGAATACGTGAAGTTCGAGTTGCTGCCCGCAGTGCCAGACGCGCCGTCACCCGCATCGCCATCGGCTTCGCCGCGGCAGCCGACGAGGGCGAACGGGGCGAGAACGGACAGGGCAAGGAGCTGACGACGACGCATCGAGAGCCTTTCGGTGGGCGTCCCCGCAGGGACGGAACTGGTGCGCCTGTAGTGACGCCGGGACCACCGTAGCACTATTTGGAAAGGCTAGCCTTACTAAATTAGAGTAGAGTAGCGTTGCGGATGTTGACGTATCCACGACAGCTGCACACACGAACACAACGCGTCCCCGCGGGGACGCCCTCACGACCGCGCGGTCGTGGGAGGCGAAGGAGAATCAGTGTCACGAGCCCCCATCGGTGCCTTCGAAGCAGAGGTCCTCGCCGTCGACAACCTCAGCCCGTCCTTCCGTCGGGTGACTTTCGGGGGTGCGGGACTCGGGGAATTCGGCCCGAACACCCACCCTCGTGACCTGCGGATCAAACTCGTCATCCCTCCTCAGCGTGCCGCTGCGCCGCAGTTCGATCTGCCGGGATTCCTCACCGAGCAGGAAGCCGCTGGAGTGTCCTGGTACCAGGCCTGGCTGCAGGTCAGCCCCGACGTGCGCGGAGCGATGCGCACCTACACCGTGCGCGAATGGAACGATGCCGAGCGCAGACTCGTCATCGACATGGTCCTCCACACCGATGAGCATGGTCATTCGGGCCCGGCAGCCGAGTGGGCCGAAGCCGCCGAGGTGGGGCACCGCCTCCATATCATCGGTCCCTCCCGTGCCTCGGAGACTCCGTGCGCCGGGATCGAGTTCGCCCCGGGAGATGCCCATCAGATCCTCCTCGCCGGCGACGAGACCGCTGTGCCCGCCATCGCCTCGATCCTCGATTCGCTCAAGGACAGCCAGGCGCAGGGCAAGGCCGTTCTCGAGGTCCCGAGCGCCGAGGACATCATCGACATGACCATTCCCACCGGCTTCGAGGTCGAATGGCTACCGCGCGGGCAGGCCGACTTCGGTCAGCTGCTCGAACCTGCCGTCCGCGAGGCGGTGCGTGCGGAGACCCGGACCCCCGTCGGGGCCGGAGCGGCGGGGTCGACCGGCGGTCTGAGTGGTCAGGTCCGGGATCTCGACGATGTCAACATCGACGAAGAGATCCTCTGGGATGTTCCCGCAGCCCTCACCGAGGCGGCTCAGGGCAGTTCGAGTGCCACGAACAAGGACGACCGCCCCTTCTATGCCTGGATCGCCGGAGAGGCCGGACCGGTCAAGCGTCTGCGCCGCTACCTCGTCCAGGAAGTCGGAGTCGACCGCAAGCAGATCGCGTTCATGGGCTACTGGCGTCAGGGCAAGGCCGAGGGCTGAGCCCTCAGACCCTGCCCGACTGAACTCTCAGACCCTGCTGGGCTGACCCGGCGAGCGTCGCAGAGCTCCGATGATCTGCGGCCCGATCGCGGCAGCCGCGCCGGCCAGGCACAGCACTCCGCCGACTGCGGCCAGCGGAGGCGGGACCTCTCCGAGAACGATCCACGCCATCACAACAACGATCGCGGGAACGAGGAGACTCGACGAGCTGAGCAGTCCCGCCGGCAGGTGCTTGAGCGCATATCCCCAGAGGTTGAAGGCAATGGCGGTCGGCACGACCCCCAGGTAGACGATCTGCAGCGTCATCTCGACGGGTGCTGCGGCCACCTCGTCGATGAGGCCGGGAGCGAAGACGAGACTGACGAGCGCGCCGATGAGGATTCCCATCCAGGTCACGGTCACCGAGTCCTCTCCGGACAGGAAGTGCTTCTGCAGCAGCACGCAGGAGGCGTAGAGCACTGCGGCGACGAGGCTGAGGACAAGGCCGCCGACAGTGAAGAAGCCGGTGAAGCTGGCGGCCGTGATCAGCCCGATTCCGAGCAGAGAGACGATGATGCCGATGAGCAGGCGCTTCGGCAGCCCTTCTCCGAAGACGAGACCGGCGAAGACGGCGATGATCAGCGGTGCGATATTGACGATCATCGAGGCGGTTCCGGCATCGATCGACCGTTCCGCCGCGTTGAGGACGACGACATAGGCAGAGAACCAGGCGATGCCCCAGAGGATGAGAATCAGCCATACGACCTTGCCGGAAGGGAACCGCGGACGACGGAAGAGCATCCAGGCGGAGAGCACCACGGCTGCGGACGCGCCCCGCAGCAGCGCCATCGGACCAGGAGAGAAGATTTCGCCGGCGTCGCGGATGACGACGAAGGACGACGCCCAGAAGGTCATGGTGAGCAGGGCGGCAATCCACGGGAGAAGACGAGGAGCTGTCGTCAGGCGGGGATTCGGACTCGCGACTCGCATGCTGAGGGCTGATCTGTTCATAGGCACGATTATTCGTCTCCTGACTGTGAAAGAAAAGCGCACACTATTGCACAACTGTCCACGAAGTGCGTACGGTTCGAATGTGTACACCGTTGCTCACCTGAAGTCGTTCAAATCGGTCGCCCTCACCGGGTCCGTCCGATCCGCCGCGCAGCATCTCGGGCTCTCCCCGTCCGCGGTCAGCCATCACCTCAAACTTCTCGAACAGGAGACGGGGCTGACTCTGTTTCAGCGACAGGGACGCGGTCTGTGCCTGACCGACACCGGATCGGCGATCATGCCCGACGTCGACTCCGTGCTCGAGAGCTCCGGACGCTTGGGCCAATGCATCGCCGACCTGCATGAGAATCGAATCGGGTACCTGTCGATCGGGTACTTCGCGACGGCGGGAACTCGGTGGCTGCCGGAACTCGTTGCCTACCTCGAGAACCGTCATCCCGATGTCACGGTGCAGCTCAATCTGGCTGAGGGCCCCTGGACCGAGTTCCCCTCCGATCTGCACGTGGTGATCTCGGAGAAGAAGAACCCTGAGTTTCCGCAGCAGGTGAAGAGTCATTTCCTCACCGAGGATCCCTATGTCGTCGCCGTTCCTGAGGACCACCCGCTGTCATCTCGTGAGGAAGTGAGTCTCGGCGAATTGGAGAGTCACTCCTGGATCGACAATGACACGGCGGACGGCCCGTGCCGAAAGATCCTCTTCGATGCCTGCTCCCGTGCAGGAGTGAGAGTGCACTTCAAACATGAAGCGCACAGCTTCGTCACGGCGCTGCACATGGTCAGCCGTGGCCTCGGGCTGACCATACTGCCCAGGCTCGGTGTCGAACCTCTGACTCCCGGAGTGACCATCATCCGGCTGACAGCGCCCGAACCGATCCGCTTCATCCACGCGATCTGCGATCCGGGCCACCCGCAGCAGGAACTCATCGAGGATGCGGTCACAGCCCTGCGCGAGCTCGCCACCAGCTGACGAGAGGACGGCTCTGCCCTGCCTTCCGGGCATGCCGAAGCGACGTGTGCACCCTTTGTCCGAGGGCTCGGCCTCCCTCAGATCTCGGCGAGCATCTTTCCGGGGTTGAGGATGCCCAGCGGGTCGAGCGCGTTCTTCACGGCCAGCTGGATTCGTCGTGATCCTTCGTCGAATTCGTTCGGCAGCCAAGCGCGCTTGAGGAACCCGACCCCGTGTTCGCCGGTGATCGTGCCGCCGAGTTCGAGGCCGACGCGCATGATCTCTGCGAACACCTCTTCGGCCTTCGCGGTCGCGGCGGCATCGCTTGAGTCGAAGAACACCGATGGGTGCATATTGCCGTCGCCGGCGTGGGCGACGAGGGCGATCTCGAGTCCGGATGATGACCGCAGTTCGGTGAGCCGGTCACAGAATTCGGGCACAGCCGTGCGCGGCAGGCAGACATCGTCGAGCAGCTGACCGCCGCCGTGGGCGCTCGCGAACTTCTCGTAGGCCGGTTGGATCATCCGCCGCGCGGTGATGAGAGCCGCCGAGTCGCTCGGATCGTCCGAGTACGCAACGTCGAGGGCGCCGCAGCGTTCGGCCACCTCGGTGAAGGTCGACATCGCGGCTTCCGCATCGGTCGGGTTGTCGTCGACCTGCATGATGAGCATCGACCCGGCATCGCCGTCGAGGCCGAAGTCGCCGTAGTCGTTGAGCATGCGCAGGCTGGCCCCGTCGAGGAATTCGAATAAGCTCGGCACCCCGCCGCCGGCCATGAAGTCGGCGACGGTCTGCAGTCCGCTGCGCTCATCCGGGAAGGTCGCGATCGCGGTGAACGGCTCGGGCAGGGCGGGCACGAGGCGCAGCGTCGCTTCGACGACGATGCCCAGGGTGCCTTCGGAGCCGATGAAGAGATGGCGCATATCGAGTCCGGCCACACCCTTGGCCGTCTGCGGGCCGAGCGTGGTGATGGTCCCGTCGGCGAGTACGACTGTGAGCGATCGGACATAGTCCCTGGTCACACCGTATTTGACGCAGCAGAGTCCGCCGGCATTCGTTGCGATGTTCCCGCCGATCGATGACAGTGCCACCGATCCGGGATCCGGCGGGTAGGACAGTCCGAACGGGGAGAGGTGGTCCTTGAGGTCCTGGTTGATGATGCCCGGTTGGACGGTGACGAGGCGCTCGGCCTCGTTGACGGCCACGACGTCGTTCATCTTCGACACATTGAGCAGGATCGCTCCCGGTGAGGCGTTCGCGCCTCCCGAGATCCCGGACCTCGCCCCCTGCGGGACGACCGGCACCCGATGTGCACTGGCGAAGGCCATGACCTCTTGGACGTCTTCCGCCGAGGTGGCCCTGACCAGGGCGATCGCCCCTTCCCTCGGACAGAACAGGGCTTCGTCGCTGGAGTGGGCGTCGATGACATCGGGATCCGTCGTCAGCGCTCCGTCGCTCAGTCGTGCGGCGAGTCCGTCGAGTGCCGCCGGGTCGAGGGCGGGAAAGTCGGGTGCTATGGACGTCGGGGTCGTCAATTCTGCTCCTCGGATCGGTTGGTCGAAGGCGGACGGAGGGCCGTCACTTCAGCTTCACGTCCAGGTTATCGGGGGCGGGCGCGGCCCGGAGGATGAGGGTGACGATGCCGGCGGCGACCATGGCCGCGTCGACGACCCACATGCCCGCGTTCTGAGTGCCGGTGAGGTCGGCCAGCCAGCCG
Protein-coding regions in this window:
- a CDS encoding D-serine ammonia-lyase — its product is MTDLPDELSTDEIIRSLASGTPTTWLRSTGTEAALPDLGDVMDCAAARFDRFAPWFAETFPETATIPAELASAFPEAGGGLIESALVPAPAAQRRLGGLFGSDLGGRLWLKRDDCLPVSGSIKARGGFHEVLEFAEAVAADHGLDAHDPATYSNREFREIAANHRIVVGSTGNLGLSIGILSARLGFAASVHMSADAREWKKTMLRDHGVDVIEHAGDFVEAVEAGRASAEAAENTHFVDDEDSVSLFAGYSVAALRLERQFAAAGVTIDEQNPLTVYLPCGIGGGPGGVTFGLKRVFGTAVRCVFVEPSQAPAMFLGVRTGRHSDISVQDIGLSGATAADGLAVARPSRFIGPTIGPLISGFAAVPDEVIRAGVGVLHETEGIDVEPSATVGLTIPWRTGDAAAQSPTGVHLVWLTGGAMVPADERAAYVDEGLGLVDRISSTASTIFID
- a CDS encoding ABC transporter substrate-binding protein is translated as MRRRQLLALSVLAPFALVGCRGEADGDAGDGASGTAGSNSNFTYSPEGYDGLTIELDRPAKRIAADFYSAAGLAQYGITPVAVFGFGQNESPGKSFDSEGVEVVGTDMELDIEALAVAEPDILVAYGNEAGDGWTWWDEKVKSQVSELVPFVPVKLGGQGPDAMFAQYAAIAEALGKDTDTGAIADKRKAFDDARARIRSVAKKQDQLTVLLANFTAEINYTSNSLGVAEMLNEDGLTLVGPDAKGESSWAEVSWEKMSDYPADVVLVHDASTDYEDNPVYESLPAVKEDQLGTWDDKRAYTYDGYAKWLNELADVLEPAKKIVKS
- a CDS encoding siderophore-interacting protein, whose translation is MSRAPIGAFEAEVLAVDNLSPSFRRVTFGGAGLGEFGPNTHPRDLRIKLVIPPQRAAAPQFDLPGFLTEQEAAGVSWYQAWLQVSPDVRGAMRTYTVREWNDAERRLVIDMVLHTDEHGHSGPAAEWAEAAEVGHRLHIIGPSRASETPCAGIEFAPGDAHQILLAGDETAVPAIASILDSLKDSQAQGKAVLEVPSAEDIIDMTIPTGFEVEWLPRGQADFGQLLEPAVREAVRAETRTPVGAGAAGSTGGLSGQVRDLDDVNIDEEILWDVPAALTEAAQGSSSATNKDDRPFYAWIAGEAGPVKRLRRYLVQEVGVDRKQIAFMGYWRQGKAEG
- a CDS encoding DMT family transporter, producing the protein MNRSALSMRVASPNPRLTTAPRLLPWIAALLTMTFWASSFVVIRDAGEIFSPGPMALLRGASAAVVLSAWMLFRRPRFPSGKVVWLILILWGIAWFSAYVVVLNAAERSIDAGTASMIVNIAPLIIAVFAGLVFGEGLPKRLLIGIIVSLLGIGLITAASFTGFFTVGGLVLSLVAAVLYASCVLLQKHFLSGEDSVTVTWMGILIGALVSLVFAPGLIDEVAAAPVEMTLQIVYLGVVPTAIAFNLWGYALKHLPAGLLSSSSLLVPAIVVVMAWIVLGEVPPPLAAVGGVLCLAGAAAAIGPQIIGALRRSPGQPSRV
- a CDS encoding LysR family transcriptional regulator, producing the protein MYTVAHLKSFKSVALTGSVRSAAQHLGLSPSAVSHHLKLLEQETGLTLFQRQGRGLCLTDTGSAIMPDVDSVLESSGRLGQCIADLHENRIGYLSIGYFATAGTRWLPELVAYLENRHPDVTVQLNLAEGPWTEFPSDLHVVISEKKNPEFPQQVKSHFLTEDPYVVAVPEDHPLSSREEVSLGELESHSWIDNDTADGPCRKILFDACSRAGVRVHFKHEAHSFVTALHMVSRGLGLTILPRLGVEPLTPGVTIIRLTAPEPIRFIHAICDPGHPQQELIEDAVTALRELATS
- a CDS encoding FAD-linked oxidase C-terminal domain-containing protein — protein: MTTPTSIAPDFPALDPAALDGLAARLSDGALTTDPDVIDAHSSDEALFCPREGAIALVRATSAEDVQEVMAFASAHRVPVVPQGARSGISGGANASPGAILLNVSKMNDVVAVNEAERLVTVQPGIINQDLKDHLSPFGLSYPPDPGSVALSSIGGNIATNAGGLCCVKYGVTRDYVRSLTVVLADGTITTLGPQTAKGVAGLDMRHLFIGSEGTLGIVVEATLRLVPALPEPFTAIATFPDERSGLQTVADFMAGGGVPSLFEFLDGASLRMLNDYGDFGLDGDAGSMLIMQVDDNPTDAEAAMSTFTEVAERCGALDVAYSDDPSDSAALITARRMIQPAYEKFASAHGGGQLLDDVCLPRTAVPEFCDRLTELRSSSGLEIALVAHAGDGNMHPSVFFDSSDAAATAKAEEVFAEIMRVGLELGGTITGEHGVGFLKRAWLPNEFDEGSRRIQLAVKNALDPLGILNPGKMLAEI